The genomic DNA CCCGCGAGCATCTGGCGATTGTCGAATTACTCGGCATTCCACGGGCAGTCGTCGCGGTCAGCAAATGTGATCGGGTTGAGGCGGGCAGGGTGGAGGAGGTTCAGCGTCAGGTACTGGACTTGCTGGAAAGCGGCCCGTTTGCCGAAGCGCCGATAGTGGCCGTGTCGAGCGTAACCGGGCAGGGCGTCGATGAGCTGCGGCAACTGTTGTTGCAGATGCAACGTGAGGTGCTTGAGCGCAGTCGTGAGGGTGGTTTTCGTCTGGCCATCGACCGCGCGTTCAGCGTGGCCGGCGCCGGGATTGTGGTCACCGGCACGGCGCTGTCGGGCAGTGTTGCGGTCGAGGACAGACTGGTTTTGGCGCCGCTGGGTAAAACCGTCCGGGTGCGGGGCTTGCACGCGCAGAATCAACCCGCCGCCCAGGCCTTCGCCGGGCAACGGGTGGCGCTGAACATCAGCGGCGAACGCTTGGTGCTGGAGCAGATCCATCGCGGCCAATGGTTGCTGGCCGAATGGCTGCACGCACCGACTCAGCGGCTCGACATCGAGTTTCAACTGTTGCCGGGCGAACGGCCCTTCGAACACTTCCACCCGGTGCACCTGCACCTCGGCACGCAAGACGTGATCGCCCGTGTCGCCTTGCTGGAAGGTGCGCGCCTGAACCCAGGCTCGCGTATGTTCGCGCAACTGCTGAGCAACGCGCCGGTACACGCGGTAAAAGGCGACCGGCTGATCCTGCGCGACCAGAGTGCCCAACGCACCCTCGGCGGTGGCCAGGTGCTCGACCCGTTTGCCCCGGCGCGACACCGACGAAGCCCCGAGCGCCTGGCGCAACTGGAGACCTTGGCGCGTAGCGCAAGCCTTGAACAAGCATTGCCGGTGCTGCTCAATCACAGCGCCGGCGGCCTCGATCCGCAACGCCTGGAACGCCAGTTCAATCGACCGCGCCAAGGCTGGTCGCTGCCAGAAAACGTGCGCCTGATCGACACTCGCCAAGGCGCGGTGCTGTTCAACCTACAACGTTGGGGGCAGTTAAAATTCACCCTGCTGGAGCAACTGGCTCGTTTCCATGAGCTTGAACCCGACCAGATGGGCCCGGACCGCGACCGTCTGCGGCGCTTCAGCGGGTTGTCTGTGGAGCGTTCGACCTTCGCCAGCCTGCTGGATGAATTGCGCAGCGCGAGTGCAATCAACGCGAGCGGGCCGTGGCTGCATCTGCCGGATCATCAGGTGCGCCTCAATGCCGAAGACGAAACCCTGTGGCAACAACTGCAACCGTTGTTCGAACAGGCGCAATTCGATCCGCCATGGGTGCGCGATGTGGCCAGCTCGGTCGGCGAGGACGATGCCGTTGTGCGGCTGCTCCTGCGTAAACTGGCGCGTCTGGGCTTGATGCACCAAGTGGCGCGCGACCTGTTTCTCAGCGACACGCGGCTGCGGCAAATGGCGACGCTGTTGCTGCAACTGGCCAGGGAAAATCCGCAGATCCAGGTGACAACCTTCCGCGATGCGCTAGGCTTGGGACGCAAACGCTGTATTCAGTACCTCGAATACTTCGACCGCATCGGCCTCACGCGACGCATCGGCGAATCCCGCCTGATCCGCCCCGACAACGCGTTGGCCACAAGCGACACACACTGAATTCAAGGAAGGCAATCGCGCCCGGTGGCGCGGCCGGGCTTCAAACCCGGTTGGGGACGGCATCCGTTCCCGGGCAGGTTCGACTCCGGCTGCCTTCCGCCAATTACCGCAAAGGCACAACCTTCGGCCTTCTCGAAACCGAATCTGCCCTCGCCAAGCGGTCAGCCTGGCTGAGTGGTCAGCAAGAGCCTGGCGTAAGCTGGGTTAACACCAGACCCTGTGGGAGCGGGCTTGCCCGCGATGGCGGCGTCAGATCCAGCATCAATGTTGAATGATCTTGCGCAATCGCTGGCAAGCCAGCTCCCACAGGTTTTGCAATCCACCGGGCATCCGGGTTTAACTCACACGCGCAAGCGAATCTGCCGTCCCAACACAACCATCACGCAACAATATCGCCGCCGCATGCGCCAGTTGCTGCACATCTGTGCCTGTGGCCGAAGTGATATCCAGACTGGCCAGACTTTTCATCATCATTCACGATGTAGTACCCAGAGTGGCAAAACATCAAAGGTTGCGCTGCGCCTCCATCCGATCATGCAGTACCCGGATTATCGCAATGCCATAGGACGTGATTCGAAAGTAAATCATGTGCCGCTCGACACTGCAGCGTCGATATCCGGTACCGATATCATCACAGGCCGGGGCTGTTTTCGGGCGCTCGGCCAACTGGGTAAATGCTGCGGTAATGATGTCAATGTAGCGATTGGCCTGCTCCAGTCCCCACTGGCCGGCGGTATAACGCCAGATGGCCTCAAGGTCACCTTCGGCGGCAGGTGTAAGGCGATACTCAGCCTTGTGCATTCAACATCCTCTGTTTGAACGCGTCGGGATCGAAGGAGCGAGGTTTTCCGCTGGACTCACCTTCGCGAAGCGCGGCGCGGATTGTTTCAAGCTCAGCATTGCGCTCCTGCTCACGACGAATCAGATCACGTATGTATTCGCTGTCGTTGGTGTAATGCCCCGCTTCAATCTGGGATTTGATCCAGTTGTCTTGCTGGTCAGTCACGGTGATGGTTTTTCGCACGGTGCCCATGATTGAACCTCTAGAGAAATGATGAGTAGCGGGGAAATTATCATACTATTGGTGCTGTTTCGAGCATCGGTATTCCCTGACATTACACCGTTGTGGGGTAGTCAATGAATGCATCCCTTCGATTTGGTTTTCATGTGGGAGCCAGCCTGCTGGCGAGTGCAAACGGTCTTCAACATCACTCACAACTGACTCACCGCTATCGCCAGCAGGCTGGCTGGCTCCCACAATTTTTGTAACCCATCGGGCGTCCGGGTTTAACTCAAACCCGCAAGCGAATCTGCCGGCCCAACACATCCATCACATCACAGCCATCACGCAACAACATCGCCGCCGCATGCGCCAGTTGCTGCACATCTGCGCCTTTGGCCGAAGTGATATCCAGACTGGCCAGACTCTCCATCATCTGCGTCACCGCCAAAAACCGACTCGCGGCACTGGCGTGCAACACATCCAGCGGCGCCTCGGTGGACACCAGCAAAACCGGAATGCTGGCCTCGTTATGCGTCATCGAAATGTGCGAACTCATGCCTCACCCCCGGCCTGCGCGGCGTGCAAACCCTCGATCGACGCTTGTAGCAACGCGCGGGCAGTGCCGAGCATTTGCTGACTGGCCCAGTGCAACGAGCCGCTGTGTTCCGGGCGGGTTGCGGTGGGCGCTTGATGGGCGAGGGCTTCGGCGCAGCTCAGGTAGACGGCAGCGTGTTCGAGGGCGTCGAGTAGCGGGATGTCGGGTTGTACGGCGAAGAGGTGGTGGTCGACGTGGTCGCAGCGGGTGAAGGGGGTTGCGGTTGTGGTTGGATCGGTCATGGTTGCAGCCTCTTGGAAGTCAGAGAACTACCACTTCATCGCCGTCAAACGAATAGGTGGCAACTGTGTGCAGGTTGACGGACCGGTCCAAGATACCCGGCGCACCCGAAGATGCCCCGCACACAGTCACCATTGAGCTGTGCGTCGGGCACACGAGTGCACGCACACATTGGGGAGCAATGTGCATCTTGGACTTTCCGAGCCGTCAAACCCGATCACGAATGAGTCGTGACAGGCGCGAGGATAGGGAGCGCGAGCAGGGCAGTCAACCGCCACAACCCTTGAGCCATTGCCACCATCCCCTGTAGGAGCGAGCCTGCTCGCGAAAGCGGTGGGTCTGTCAGCATTGATACTGAATGACCCACCGCAAGAACGACTAAATAAATGCGCCCCCTTTTCCCTTTCACTGCTTTTGGCAAAATGCACGGCTTACAAAAGTGCCTTGTTCGATCAGTGTCGAAGGAGCACTGAACGTTGGGGAGGTCTGCCCTGTGATCATGAGCGGTTGGCCCCAGTATCTCCCGCTCCCATCCCGGGAAACTTGTGATACATAAAAGTAATAGCCCCACTCGGGTTGGGGGGGACTTGGGACGTATTTTATGTTGAGAATGGGGATATGTGTGTCGAGTGTGCTTTTGGGGATGACTTTACCCCCGACGGATCGGACCCATGAATCGAAATTATCGCAACGTATGGGCCCGCCGGTGAGGTAGGTGGAGACATTGCTCGTGGTTACGTTGTAGGTTATTGATTGCCCTGAGCTGTCTTTAGCGATAATTGTAGCTAAGCCGTTCCCCTCACTTCTCACGGTCCCTTTACCGTCGACGGACGCGATGCTCGAATCGCTAGACTCATAGGTGTAAGGCGGGACGCCACCTATCGCAGCGCGTGTAGCTGAGGTACCCGTGGGGTCGTTCCCGCTTCTTGGCCACATGTTGCCAGTAAAACCCATCGATATGTTCAGTCCATTAAGTAAAAGCGGTGTCGTATCCACAACGAGTCTGGAAACAACAGTCAAAGCCCAGGCTCCAGAAATCTGCCCCGTGCCATACAACGCTTTGGCTGTAAAACTGTGAGCCTTCAAACTCAACCCGGTAATGGTCTTCGTCCAGACACCGCTTGAGGCATCCGCGATGGCGTCGCCGTGGTCTGTGGTGCCGTCCAGGATCTTGACACTCTGGCCTTTACTCGCGGTGCCGGTGAGCGTGATTGTGGTGTCGGTCGTCGTGCCGTTCTGGGCAATATCCCCTCCC from Pseudomonas baetica includes the following:
- a CDS encoding type II toxin-antitoxin system RelE/ParE family toxin; the protein is MHKAEYRLTPAAEGDLEAIWRYTAGQWGLEQANRYIDIITAAFTQLAERPKTAPACDDIGTGYRRCSVERHMIYFRITSYGIAIIRVLHDRMEAQRNL
- a CDS encoding type II toxin-antitoxin system ParD family antitoxin, with the protein product MGTVRKTITVTDQQDNWIKSQIEAGHYTNDSEYIRDLIRREQERNAELETIRAALREGESSGKPRSFDPDAFKQRMLNAQG
- the selB gene encoding selenocysteine-specific translation elongation factor, whose translation is MIVGTAGHIDHGKTSLLQALTGQTGDRRPQERERGMTIDLGYLYAELEAGAGLTGFIDVPGHEKFTHNMLAGAHGIDLVLLVVAADDGVMPQTREHLAIVELLGIPRAVVAVSKCDRVEAGRVEEVQRQVLDLLESGPFAEAPIVAVSSVTGQGVDELRQLLLQMQREVLERSREGGFRLAIDRAFSVAGAGIVVTGTALSGSVAVEDRLVLAPLGKTVRVRGLHAQNQPAAQAFAGQRVALNISGERLVLEQIHRGQWLLAEWLHAPTQRLDIEFQLLPGERPFEHFHPVHLHLGTQDVIARVALLEGARLNPGSRMFAQLLSNAPVHAVKGDRLILRDQSAQRTLGGGQVLDPFAPARHRRSPERLAQLETLARSASLEQALPVLLNHSAGGLDPQRLERQFNRPRQGWSLPENVRLIDTRQGAVLFNLQRWGQLKFTLLEQLARFHELEPDQMGPDRDRLRRFSGLSVERSTFASLLDELRSASAINASGPWLHLPDHQVRLNAEDETLWQQLQPLFEQAQFDPPWVRDVASSVGEDDAVVRLLLRKLARLGLMHQVARDLFLSDTRLRQMATLLLQLARENPQIQVTTFRDALGLGRKRCIQYLEYFDRIGLTRRIGESRLIRPDNALATSDTH
- a CDS encoding DUF3077 domain-containing protein — encoded protein: MTDPTTTATPFTRCDHVDHHLFAVQPDIPLLDALEHAAVYLSCAEALAHQAPTATRPEHSGSLHWASQQMLGTARALLQASIEGLHAAQAGGEA
- a CDS encoding short-chain dehydrogenase; amino-acid sequence: MSSHISMTHNEASIPVLLVSTEAPLDVLHASAASRFLAVTQMMESLASLDITSAKGADVQQLAHAAAMLLRDGCDVMDVLGRQIRLRV